Sequence from the bacterium genome:
AGTCAGCTTGCCGGTGACTCCCACCGGCAGGGGGGCCTCTGTTTCCACGAAGATTCCGCGCATGTTGATGTCGCGGGTCTCAAGGTAGGTCTGGCGGCTGTCTCCGGTTTCCAGAAACACCTGGATCGTGTAATCGACCCGCTTGAAACGTCTTTTGTCGCTCTGGGTGGTCATACGCCTTGGCTTTCTCCTTCCCTGGCCAGCAGGATTGGCCGCCCCGCGCCGGGCACAGGCACGCCGGTGCGTGGACGGTGAGGACATCAGCCCGAATGGCAACTGCCGCTGTTTAAATATCAGGCAGCGGCGGCCGGAAATCAACTGGAATCCGGCCGCATGGCAGTCAGACAGTTTCCGAATGGGGAAAATACGTGTATATTGTTCGCCGGAAAAACAGCTTTCCGGAGCGGATATACTTTCAGGGGGAAAAATGCTTAAAATTCTGAGTGAAAGGCCCTTACCCGACATTCCCTGGCAGGAGCGGCCCGCCGACTGCGCCGGCCCGTTGTGGCGCTTTAGCGGCAACCCGGTGCTGGAGCGCAATCCCATCGCCTGCGCCCCGCGTATCTACAACAGCGCGGTGGTGCCGTTCGAGGGCTCTTTCATCGGCGTTTTCCGGGCCGATCACCGCGATTTCATGCCGCACCTGCACCTGGGCCGCAGCCGGGATGGCTTTCACTGGCAGATCGACCCCGGGACGATAGATTTCCGTAACGCGGCGGGCGACCCCGTGCCCGAGAACTACTCCTACGACCCGCGCGTGGTGCTGATCGAGGACACCTATTACATAAGCTGGTGCACCGATTTCCACGGCCCCACGATCGGGCTGGCGAGCACGAAGGATTTCTGCTCGTTCACCCGCCTGGAGAACGCTTTCCTGCCCTTCAACCGCAACGGAGTGCTGTTCCCGCGGCGCGTCAACGGCAGCTACCTGCTGCTCAGCCGTCCGAGCGACCAGGGCCACACCCCGTTCGGCGATATCTTCCTGAGCCAGAGCCCCGACCTCTGCCACTGGGGCCGCCACCGTCACGTGATGGCCGCGGACGGCGGCTGGTGGGAGGACTCCAAGATCGGGGCCGGCCCGGCGCCCATCGAGACCGAGCTGGGCTGGCTGCTACTCTACCACGGGGTGGCCAACACCTGCAACGGGCTGGTCTACAGCGTGGGCGGGGCGATCCTGGACCGGGATGACCCCTCGCGCGTGCTCTGGCGCTGCAACGAATACCTTCTGACCCCCGAGACCATCTACGAGACGGTCGGGCTCGTGCCCAACGTGCTGTTCCCCTGCGCCGCGCTCTGCGACAGCGAGAGCGGACGGCTGGCCCTGTATTATGGGGCCGCGGACACGGTGACCGCCCTGGCTTTCGGCCGGGTGGACGAGATAGTGGAGTACATCCGCAGCCACGCGCGCTGAACCAAACAGGCTTGCCGCGGCTCAGCGCCCGGTGCGCGCCCTCACGCTCCCGACCAGGAACCCCGGTTCATCCGGCTGGAGTGCGCCCTGGAACTGCACGTAGCTGATCCCGTTGACCGAGGGCCGGACAAGCGGCAGCGCGGGTTCCAGCTCCGCGCCGTCCAGGCTGACCCGGCAGGAATCGGTGCGCGAATCGCTCCAGGCGAAACTCAGCTCGTGCCAACGCCCAGGGATGAGAAGGTTGCGGCCCTCCACCCGCCCGGCCCCGTCGAACGCCAGCGAGTACATGGCGTCATGCCAAGCCAGGCTGTCCGTGGGGTTGAACCAGCGGTCGATCAGGCTGATCCTCCCGCCGGAGCCGCCCGCATTCAGGTGGATACGGGTCGTGAAAGTGCCGCTCAGTCCGGCCGGGAAATTCCACACCGCCCCGTCCAGGTCGCAGACCAGGCGCGGGTCGCGCGGGTGGCGGATGGCAAGCGCGCGCTGCCCGGGACGGTCCGGGTGCGCGACCAGCGCCGGCCCGGGGTCGCGGTCCTCGGCGCAGTGGCCTCGGATGCCGTCCACGTACTTGAAAGTCGACCAGCCCTCCAGGCCCGCGGCGAAACTGTCCGCGCGCTCGCGCCCGTACAGCCAGGCCGGGTCGAAGATGAGCAGCGCCCGCACCAGGGGATGCTGTCCCAGGGCCAGCAGGACCTTGCCGCCCGGCAGTTCCACGGCCTGCGACTGGTGCACGCTCCGGTCGAGCGAGACCTCGATCCCGTCGCGGGTGGCAAAATCGGCCGCATTGCGCAGCGGGTCGAGGTACAATTCACGGAAACCCACCCAGTTCGCCCCGTCATCCTCCGAAATCGCCGCGTGGATCGCATCCCGGTTGGTGAACACATCCTCCCAGCGCCCGTCCCGTTGCTCCGGGCTGATACTCGTATCGGCCGAGCGGTCCTGCTCCGGCAGGGGTGTGGTGTTGCACCAGAACAGCAGCAGACGGCCATCCCGCAGACGGAAAAAGGTGGGCATGGTGCAGGTGGCGTAGAAACGCGAAGGGGCCGGAGCGCTCCAGCTCGCCCCGCAGTCGGTGGAGAACGACTCGTAGAGGTTGTCCATCGAGGTGCGCAACAGCATCCACAGACGGCCATCCGCCAGTTCGGTAACGGTGGGCTCGATGGCGTAGTTCTGCCAGCGGGGCTTCCGGTGAGGTGGCAGACCCTGATGCACCGGACCGGTCGGGACATCCACCGCCTGCCAGCTCCGGCCATCGTCATCCGAGTACAGCACACAACCCAGCAGTATCTCGCGCCCTTCGCTCACCTCGGTGCGTCCGGCAGTCACCAGCATCCGCTGACGGCTGCGCAGGAACAGCGGCTGGCGCAGCATGTCATAGCTGCCGTCGAGCACTTTCTCACGGCTGTAACGCCCGTCAACACCCTCCTCGCTGCGCAGCGCCCAGGTGCCACGCGCACCGCTTTCCAGGCGGACCCAGGCCCCGCTCCAGGGGCTCCGCGCCGGTGGCGGGCTGTTTTCGTTCGTGCCCGCCTCCGGGCTCAGTGTCACGCCGACAGTATCCCAGCTCAGGCCGTTGTCCCGGCTGAGGATATAATAATGCTCAGTGGGTGCTCTCTGCGGCCCCCGGAAACCGTAGTGCCTCAGCTCTCCGTCCGGCAGCCGCACCAGGCCCTGGAACGCGTTCTCCGGCGGCGTGCCCACACGCAACGGGGCGTAAATGCTGTCGAGCGCCATGGCGACGCCTCCCACCCTGGTCGGCTGTCCCTGCGCGCAGAACCCTGACAGAGCCCAGGACAGATAAAGACAGCCGGCAGTTCCAATAATTATCAACGTGCGCATCTTGTCACCTCCAGGAGCCTGAAAATAAAGGCGATGCAGGATCAAACCATGTTTCAGCCGTTGGGGCGGGCTTTCGACTGGCGCCGCAGAAAACCGAGGTTCAACCTTATTATCTCGCCCAGACCGGGCTTGCCGCCGACTTGAGCCAGACTTTCTTTATCCAGTATAACCAGCCGCGAGAACGCCGCGCCCAGGATCACCAGAGCGCAACCGGCCCAGGTGAGCGACGGCACCCGCAGGTCGAGCAGCCAGCCGGTCAGCAGGGTCGAGGCCACCGGGATGCCGTAGGCCAGTGCGTTCACCGTGCTGTGGTGGCCGCGCCGCTCGGCCCGGTCCCAGAGGAAATAGGCCAGGAAAGTCGGGCACAGGGCGACAAACAGCAGAAGGGCCACGGCCCGGACGTTCCAGACGGCATCGTGCGGTAGCAGGACCAGGTTCGGGCTGAGCAGGATGGCGGTGGCCAGGATAAACAGCGGCACCGCCCCGCTTCCGTCACCGCCGCCCCAGCGTCGGCTCAGGTTGTTGTAGAGTCCCCAGAGAATCGCCGCAGCCAGCGCCGGGATATAGGCCGCCCAGCCCCCACGCAGGGCCGCTGCCAACACACCGGCCGAAAGCGTCCCTCCCGCGCCCAGGGCCAGGGCCACCCCGAGGAGGGCCACCAGGCTCGCCGCCAGCAGGGCGGGCAGGCTGGTCCGCTGGCCGAGGATCGGCACGGAGAGCAGCAGCGAAAAAGCCGGCCAGAGGTAGTTGATAATCCCCACCACCAGCACCTGTTCTCGTCCGGCGGCCGCATCCAACGCCCGGTAAAAGCAGAGCACGTAAACGACAAAAAGCGCGCCGCAGCCCAGAAGGTAGCGCCTGGAACCGGACAGGACCGCTTTCCTGGCGCTGGGAGACAAGGCCAGGTAGGCCAGGCTCATCACCGCGGCCACGGCATGGATCAGGGCCACCGCGCCCAGGCCGCCGAACAGCTCGGTCAGGCGGCGGCCCGCGGCCACGGCGCTGCTCCAGAGCACCGCGGCGGCCAAGCCTCCCAAGGTGGCGCGAAGCTTCTCCTGTCCCGCAGGGGATACGTGCAATCGTTCTCCGTTTCGGCAGGCTGGTCCCCGGTCAGAGCCGTCGGGCCAAGCCGGATAAAGATAAAAGCCCTGCGGCAGACACCTGCCGAGGGCTTTTCAACGTTTATCTATGTTTCCATGATCCAGGCCCGGCATTTCGCTCGCACACGCTCCGGGCTGTGCATGTTTCACGCACTCAGGCTTTCCTGTTCCGCGCGATCAGGCCCGCTGCGACCTCCTGCCAACGGTGCAGCTCCGAGCCGAGCGCGCCGATCTCTTTCTTTTTGGACGCCACACGGTTGAGCTGGACCGAGAACGAGAAACCATCCGTGCGGATGAAATTCTCCCCGCGCAGACGGGTCAGCAATTGGGTGAAAGCGGCCGCGTTACGCACCGCATCCTGCATGCCGAGAGTGGGGAGGCAGGAGAGGCTGTCGTAGAAAAACAGGCGGTTCAGTTTCTCCACCGTGTACTCGTGCGGGAAACAGGCCAGCAGCCGCTTGAAATTCTCGTAGGTCTCCTCGTCGAAAAGCAGCGGCTGAAGCTGCGGCAGGCTGGACTGGCCGAGGACGTTTTTCTGCTCGTCCACGATTATCACTATCTTCAGGTCCGAGGTCAGGTTCTTGACATCACCCCAGATGCGGACGATGAACACGACCACCAGGCCGGAATAGGCGCTCACGAACACGGCGGTGGCAACGGTGGCAGGCACCTGGGCCACGCTGCCCAGAATCAGCTCGACTCCCAGGGCGCAGGGGTAGGCAAGCAGTCCGCCGATCAGGTTCAACCCGATCGACTGCCAGGGGCTAACTGCTGAGGAGGACATCTTTCTCATCCCTTCAAGCGACCGTGAAATATAAGATTTTTTCCGGTGCCTAAATATTATCAGAAAAAAGCCCGCTGTCAAAAAAATCTTTCAATGCTTACAAACGCAACGGCCAGAATGAGAAGCTGCATTCAGAAAGCCCGTCGGTCGCCGTCCCTCCAGCCTTCGCCGTGTTTCAGGCCAGGTGCTCGCGTGGCCCGCCGTCATCCACGTAGTCTGGGCACAGGTAGTGAAGGGTGAGCTGGTTGGCGCTGGGAGCCAGGCTTTCGTTCAGACGACGCTTCTCCTCCGCGCTCATGGGGGTGAAATCGAGCGCCAGGTCACAGGCCGTGTTCACGTGCACGGGGTCGTTCATGCCCAGCAGGATGCCGTGGACCGGCAGGCTAAGCCCGTAGCGGATCAGCTCCAGGGCCGGGGCTTTGTCGGTCTCGCCCCCCTTGCGTATCAGACGGCGCTGGCCGGTGATCTTGAAAGCGATCACCCCGATCCCCTGCTGGTTGGCCAGGGGCAGTGTCAGGTCCTCGAAGCTGGTGGGCGACTGCGGGTCGAACTCGAACAGGAACGGCACCTTGCTGGCGTTGGCCCCGGCCAGAACGACATCGAACTGAAAGCGCCGCAGCGCCTCGGCCAGAGCTGGAGGGTGGTTGTGGCTGGTCACCCCGATGTTGCGGACCACCCCCTGCTCTTTCAGCTTGACCAGGGTGTCGAGGCAACCCGAGCTGAACATGGTGTCCACATCTTCCATGGCCTTGAGCGCATGGACATGGGCGATGTCGAGGTAGTCGGTGCGCAGGCGCTTGAGCGACTCCTCCACATCCTTCATCACCTGGTCGTGGCCGTGCATTTTCTCGTACTTGGTGCTGTAATAGACCTCTTTGCGGTGCGTCTCGAGGGCCTCGCCGAAACAACCCTCGCTGTCCGGGCCGTAGTTGGCGCTGGAATCGAACAGGTTGACCCCGCGGCTGCGGGCCAGTTCGACCAGGGCCAGGCGCTGCTGGTAATCCTTGACCATACCCAGGGCGCTGCCGCCCCCCATGCCGAGGATCGAGACATCGAGCCCGGTGCGCCCGAGCGGGCGTCGCGGCAACAGACGCGGTGTTTTCCCGGCGCCCGGCCCCGAGCAGGCCAGGGTCGTGCCAAGCGCCGCCGCTCCCATGGCGCCAGTCAGGAACTCGCGCCGGGAAATCTGGGAGCCGGCCCGGCTTTCTTTGTCATCCATGCCTGTCATGTCCTTTCCGTGAGGCGAGCGGCCGTGTTCGGCCCGCTCAAGCGCACCGCAGCGCGCTGGGAACGGAATCGGGTTCCCGGCCCTATTTCAGCAGCACCATCTTGCGCGTCAGGTTGATTTCCCCGGCGCTCAGACGGTAGAAATACACTCCACTGGCCGCCGGTCTTCCCTCCCGGCCGAGGCCGTCCCAGAACACGCTGTGCGTGCCGGGCGCGCGTTCGGTGTCCACCAGCGTGCGTACAAGATGCCCGGCGCTGTCGAAAATGTCAATCCTCACCCGCACGGACGCCTGTCCCTCCGGCACGGTGTACGAGATCGTGGTGGCCGGGTTGAACGGGTTGGGGCTGTTCTGCGACAGGCTGAAAGCACGGGGCAGCGCTCCGGCGGGCGCGGCGCCGTAGAGGGCCAGGCTGTAGTCCACCGCTTCCTCGGCGCTCAGGCCGAGCCGGTCCCTGACAGATTCGAGCCAGGCAAGCTGCTCGGCGCTCAGGCCGGCGACACGGGCCTCCGGAACTCCGGCCAGCGCGGGGCCTGATTCGCGGCAGCCGCCCTTGCGTTCCAGGACCAGCAGCGTCAGGGCGTCTCCCAGACTCAGGCTGCCGTCGCCGTTGAAATCAAAGGCCGGGTCGAAAGAGTTGTCGCGTACGCGCAGCAGCAGCCGCACGAGGTCGCGCACTCCCGCCGTCCCGTCACCGTCCACGTCGCAGGCCGGACGGGTGTCGGTATCCGGCGTCCCGGAGTAGATCCAGTCGAAGGACAGCTTTTTCTGCGCGGCGGTTATCCCCACGGACGAGGAGGGATGCGTGCCGGCCTGGATCAGGTTGTTCCCCACGGCAAAAGAGGCCTTGGCCGAAGCATAGGTGTCGAAATTGATGCTCGTGGGCGCGCCGCGGCGGTCGACGCCACTTTTTTTGCTGTCATGGCAGGAGTTGCACTTGGATTTATAGACCGAATCATTGAGCGCCGGGAACAGTATCCTCCGTCCCGAGGGAAGGTCGAGGTTCACCCAGTCCTGGAACATGGCTTTCTGCTCGGCGCTGAGGGTGATGCCGGAGAAGCCCGGGGGCATGCCGCCCTCCTGGACCGCGCTGTTGGCCCGCACCGCCAGGCCGAGAAACAGCTCGTAGGTGTCGAAATTCGCGTCGGCCGGAGCGCCGTTGCGGTCGGAGCCGGACTTGCTCACGCTGTGGCAGCCCATGCAGGAGTGCTCCAGCACCTCGGCCTGAAGCTGCGGGAAAACAACTATCTCGCCCAGCGGCACTCCGGCATCGACCCAGGTCTGGAAAACGGCTTTGCGCGCCGCATCCAGCCCACCCGTGAGGGGCGGCATGGTTCCGGCCTGGACCCGCGTGTTGGCCCGGGTGGCGCTGACATAAGCCAGGGTGTAGGTGTCGAAATTGACTCCGGCCGGGGCGCCGTTACGCGAGTTGATCGGCTTGGCGCTGTCGTGGCAGTTCAGGCAACTGAAACTGAACACCTCGCGCATCATCAGGGCGTAACCGTTGCCGGTGATCTGGGCTTGCAGCGGAACTCCCAAACCCATGAGCAGACAGAGTGCGAGCGACGATGACAACGAAATCCGCTGAGACATGCTACGCTCCTGATTCCGATGTGAACATTCGATGGGGTGGGTGGCAGGCTGCATCCACTCTTGCTCTGGCATCGACTTTCGGCTGTTGTCCCGAATCGCCTGAGCATTCATTGTCAAACTTGTATAAAACTTTTACTATACCTCACAAGTTACAACCATTCGCCGAACTGGCAACCAATTTCAACATCTTTCTTGCCGCCGGACATGGGCATGCTTTATACTCAATCCCGGCCGGAGCGGGGAGGTTCCGTCCCACGCTCGCGGCCGATACGGATTGACGCTCTTCCTGTACCCGCGCCCACGCACGGCTCAGCCCACCCCCAGCCACAGGATGCCGCATGAGAACCGTCAGACTGATCGCCTCCGCCGCAGCCGTGATCCTTCTCGGCGCAACTGTCCCGCTCCTCAGCGCACAGGCCGCTTCCGCGCTCCAGTTGAGCGTGGACTGCGCCCAGCCCGCCGGGCGGATCGACCTGACCCCCTACTCGCTCGGTCAGGGCGGCCTGTCGCACGAGCCGATGTTCGATGCGCACCTGGCCGAGGTGACCGCCCTGCGGCCGAAAATGATCCGTCTGTTCGTGCAGGAGTATTTCCACCTGAACCCCGCGCCCGGGCAGTACCACTGGGAGACCCTGGACCGCAGTATCGAGAACATCCGGGCCACCGGGGCCGAGCCGCTCCTCAGCCTCTGCTTCAAGCCCGGGACGCTCTACCCGAAGGTCGACCCGGAAATCGTGCACCCCACCGATTACGCCGCCTGGGAGGCCCTGATCGAGGCTCTGGTCCGGCACTGCAACCAGGAGAAAGGCTACGGCATCCGCTACTGGGAGGTGGGCAACGAGGTGGACCAGAGCGAAGCGGGCGGCTGCCCATACCTGTTCAAGCCAGAGGATTACGAGGTCTACTACGCGCATAGCGCGGCGGCGGTCCGCCGCGCCGACCCGGAGGCCAAAGTGGGCGGGCCGGCCCTGGCCGGCCACCGCAGCGCCATCGGCGACAGCCTGATGGCCTTGTGCGGACGGGGCGAGGCCCCGCTGGATTTCTTCTCCTGGCACCTCTACAGCAACGAACCCAACGACCTTCTGCGCAGCATCCGGGACGTCAAGGGCCGTCTGGCCAAATACCCGGCGCTCGCCGCCACGGAGACGGTCATCGACGAGTGGAACATCCAGCTGATCGGAAACGAGCTGCATCCCGGCTTCCAGACCGCTTTCATCCTGCAGACCACGCTCGGCTTTTTCAGCGAGGGCCTCACCCGCTCCTGCTACTACCACATCCGGGACCACCGGGTCGTGCCCGAGGATTTCGACTGGATGACCCCGCAGGGCTACAAGTTCATGGCCGACTGGTGGAACGTGGAGATACAGAACAGCGGGCTGTTCGACAAGGAGGGCCGCCGGCGGCCCTCCTACTACGTGTTCGAAATGCTCAGGGACATGAGCGGTGAGCGCCTTCCCGTGGAGGGCCTTGCCGCGGGGATCAACGCTGTGGCCGCGCAGAAAGACGGTCAGACCGATATCCTGCTCTGGAATTTCCCGTTCCCGCAGGCAGGGGCGGAACAGAAAATCGACCTCAAGCTCAGCAACCCGCCGCAGGGACAGTTCTGCCTGCTGCGGCTGAACGCCCCGCGGAACTGCCTGGACACCCTGAGTACAGGCGCGGCCGCCGAGCTGAACGACAGGCCGCTCAGCCTCAGCCTTCCGCCTTGGGGCGTGGCATGGCTGAGACTTGTCACCGAATAAAAATGCGATTCTTACAGCTTCTGGGCCGGTTAAACGGTAATCAAGGGTCGGAGGTTCTATGCGTGGCCGGAATATGTATCTGCTCCCGCTGGTCCTGTTCGTCCTGTGGCTGCCTGCCGGCTGCGCGCGGCAGAATGCGCCGGCCTCCGGGCCCGAGTTGACCGGCATTCTGCCCGGTGCGTTCACCCCTCTGCCTCTGGGCAGTATACATCCGAGAGGCTGGCTGGAGCAGCAGTTGCGCATCCAGGCGGATGGACTGAGCGGGCATCTGGACGAGGTCTGGCCGGACGTGGCGCGCAGCGGCTGGATCGGCGGCGAATCCGAGGGCTGGGAACGCGGGCCGTACTGGCTGGATGGTGTCGTGCCGCTGGCCTGGCTGCTGGAGGATGCCCGCCTGAAAGAGAAAGCCGCGCTCTGGATGGATTACATCCTCAGCCACCAGCAGGCGGACGGCTGGCTGGGGCCGGTCCAGGACCCGAACCGGGAGAAGTACAAGTCCTACGACCCCTGGCCGGTGTACGTGTTCCTCAAGGCCCTTACCCAGTACTGCGAGGCCAGCGGGGATGAGCGCGCAGTCCCGGCCATGCAGAAATTCTTCACCAAGCTCGACACCCTGCTGGACAGTCAGCCCCTGTTCGAGTGGGGCCAGTACCGCTGGGCCGACCTGGTGCTCAGCCTGCACTGGCTGTACGACCGCACCGGCGACAGCACCCTGCTGGCCCTGGCGCAGAAAGTCCACGACCAGGGCTACGACTGGCGCGGCGAGTTCGAGAATTTCCCGTTCCCGCAGAAAATGCAGCGTAAGAACACGGTCATGAGTTCACATGGAGTGAATAACGCCATGGCGCTCAAGACCCCGGCGGTCTGGTTCCGCCAGTCGCGTCTGGCGGCGGACAGCCTGGCCCCGGCGCAGATGATCGCCGCGCTGGACCGCTACCACGGCCAGGTGACCGGCATGTTCACCTGCGATGAGCACCTGGCCGGCAAAAACCCCTCCCAGGGCACGGAGCTTTGCACTGTGGTCGAGTACATGTACTCACTGGAGAACATCATCCGGGTCCTGGGCGACCCGGCTTTCGGGGACCGTCTGGAGCTGATCGCGTTCAACGCCCTGCCGGCCACGTTCAAGCCCGACATGTGGGCCCACCAGTACGACCAGCAGGTGAACCAGGCGGTCTGCCAGGTCTCGGAGGACAACCTTTACGTGGACAACGGCCCGCGCTCCAACCTCTACGGCCTGGAGCCGAATTACGGTTGCTGCACGGCCAACCTCAGCCAGGGCTGGCCCAAGCTGGCCACCCACCTCTGGATGAAAACCGCCGGGGGCGGCCTGGCCGC
This genomic interval carries:
- a CDS encoding T9SS type A sorting domain-containing protein yields the protein MSQRISLSSSLALCLLMGLGVPLQAQITGNGYALMMREVFSFSCLNCHDSAKPINSRNGAPAGVNFDTYTLAYVSATRANTRVQAGTMPPLTGGLDAARKAVFQTWVDAGVPLGEIVVFPQLQAEVLEHSCMGCHSVSKSGSDRNGAPADANFDTYELFLGLAVRANSAVQEGGMPPGFSGITLSAEQKAMFQDWVNLDLPSGRRILFPALNDSVYKSKCNSCHDSKKSGVDRRGAPTSINFDTYASAKASFAVGNNLIQAGTHPSSSVGITAAQKKLSFDWIYSGTPDTDTRPACDVDGDGTAGVRDLVRLLLRVRDNSFDPAFDFNGDGSLSLGDALTLLVLERKGGCRESGPALAGVPEARVAGLSAEQLAWLESVRDRLGLSAEEAVDYSLALYGAAPAGALPRAFSLSQNSPNPFNPATTISYTVPEGQASVRVRIDIFDSAGHLVRTLVDTERAPGTHSVFWDGLGREGRPAASGVYFYRLSAGEINLTRKMVLLK
- a CDS encoding glycoside hydrolase family 127 protein, whose product is MRGRNMYLLPLVLFVLWLPAGCARQNAPASGPELTGILPGAFTPLPLGSIHPRGWLEQQLRIQADGLSGHLDEVWPDVARSGWIGGESEGWERGPYWLDGVVPLAWLLEDARLKEKAALWMDYILSHQQADGWLGPVQDPNREKYKSYDPWPVYVFLKALTQYCEASGDERAVPAMQKFFTKLDTLLDSQPLFEWGQYRWADLVLSLHWLYDRTGDSTLLALAQKVHDQGYDWRGEFENFPFPQKMQRKNTVMSSHGVNNAMALKTPAVWFRQSRLAADSLAPAQMIAALDRYHGQVTGMFTCDEHLAGKNPSQGTELCTVVEYMYSLENIIRVLGDPAFGDRLELIAFNALPATFKPDMWAHQYDQQVNQAVCQVSEDNLYVDNGPRSNLYGLEPNYGCCTANLSQGWPKLATHLWMKTAGGGLAAVAYAPCEMNTELNGAPVRIRLETDYPFGEELTFTVEAQDKTAFPILLRIPAWAAGPTLSLDGEALPAPNPRTFCRVERNWSGTHTLSLRLPMPLRIQRRYHDSISLLKGPLVLALKIDERWEKVAGELPHADWAVYPESAWNYALQVDTLDPSGSMSMESRPVGRMPFSPEGAPLVVHVKGRRLSGWGLEHSAAGELPQSPVSSEAPLEDLELIPYGSTDLRIGEFPLLQ
- a CDS encoding glycoside hydrolase family 130 protein encodes the protein MLKILSERPLPDIPWQERPADCAGPLWRFSGNPVLERNPIACAPRIYNSAVVPFEGSFIGVFRADHRDFMPHLHLGRSRDGFHWQIDPGTIDFRNAAGDPVPENYSYDPRVVLIEDTYYISWCTDFHGPTIGLASTKDFCSFTRLENAFLPFNRNGVLFPRRVNGSYLLLSRPSDQGHTPFGDIFLSQSPDLCHWGRHRHVMAADGGWWEDSKIGAGPAPIETELGWLLLYHGVANTCNGLVYSVGGAILDRDDPSRVLWRCNEYLLTPETIYETVGLVPNVLFPCAALCDSESGRLALYYGAADTVTALAFGRVDEIVEYIRSHAR
- a CDS encoding EamA family transporter, which produces MHVSPAGQEKLRATLGGLAAAVLWSSAVAAGRRLTELFGGLGAVALIHAVAAVMSLAYLALSPSARKAVLSGSRRYLLGCGALFVVYVLCFYRALDAAAGREQVLVVGIINYLWPAFSLLLSVPILGQRTSLPALLAASLVALLGVALALGAGGTLSAGVLAAALRGGWAAYIPALAAAILWGLYNNLSRRWGGGDGSGAVPLFILATAILLSPNLVLLPHDAVWNVRAVALLLFVALCPTFLAYFLWDRAERRGHHSTVNALAYGIPVASTLLTGWLLDLRVPSLTWAGCALVILGAAFSRLVILDKESLAQVGGKPGLGEIIRLNLGFLRRQSKARPNG
- a CDS encoding aldo/keto reductase yields the protein MDDKESRAGSQISRREFLTGAMGAAALGTTLACSGPGAGKTPRLLPRRPLGRTGLDVSILGMGGGSALGMVKDYQQRLALVELARSRGVNLFDSSANYGPDSEGCFGEALETHRKEVYYSTKYEKMHGHDQVMKDVEESLKRLRTDYLDIAHVHALKAMEDVDTMFSSGCLDTLVKLKEQGVVRNIGVTSHNHPPALAEALRRFQFDVVLAGANASKVPFLFEFDPQSPTSFEDLTLPLANQQGIGVIAFKITGQRRLIRKGGETDKAPALELIRYGLSLPVHGILLGMNDPVHVNTACDLALDFTPMSAEEKRRLNESLAPSANQLTLHYLCPDYVDDGGPREHLA
- a CDS encoding exo-alpha-sialidase, producing the protein MALDSIYAPLRVGTPPENAFQGLVRLPDGELRHYGFRGPQRAPTEHYYILSRDNGLSWDTVGVTLSPEAGTNENSPPPARSPWSGAWVRLESGARGTWALRSEEGVDGRYSREKVLDGSYDMLRQPLFLRSRQRMLVTAGRTEVSEGREILLGCVLYSDDDGRSWQAVDVPTGPVHQGLPPHRKPRWQNYAIEPTVTELADGRLWMLLRTSMDNLYESFSTDCGASWSAPAPSRFYATCTMPTFFRLRDGRLLLFWCNTTPLPEQDRSADTSISPEQRDGRWEDVFTNRDAIHAAISEDDGANWVGFRELYLDPLRNAADFATRDGIEVSLDRSVHQSQAVELPGGKVLLALGQHPLVRALLIFDPAWLYGRERADSFAAGLEGWSTFKYVDGIRGHCAEDRDPGPALVAHPDRPGQRALAIRHPRDPRLVCDLDGAVWNFPAGLSGTFTTRIHLNAGGSGGRISLIDRWFNPTDSLAWHDAMYSLAFDGAGRVEGRNLLIPGRWHELSFAWSDSRTDSCRVSLDGAELEPALPLVRPSVNGISYVQFQGALQPDEPGFLVGSVRARTGR